One Rhizoctonia solani chromosome 3, complete sequence genomic region harbors:
- a CDS encoding dolichol kinase, whose product MATSTRSTPSPPPAGPNSISVSVSHASNGNAQFRSRRGRNSVPAGLTPIRPSLDYSTTNSYLGGESTVGNDTTTDGETFVIQSFGRPRRSSTMSSTASKPTIDINPADTQETRAHRVVPRHGRESPHPQNGANSRGAGPIPMSPHFSYLLPDKLYLGSSINLDARQMSEHSLLSIAVLIAAWQLLTVGESNAAMMLLVLVVCSLVYEYGTPVSTYLFPPKSEPLSPNANGPERPNRRPKVVVTAQHGYIWMTDEKNYRECTDNGESTATLLGPLVVASALFAAKHTIASVPLAANWHMEGPLPLQEQHYSRESLVSSRRGFLQCTFLNTLVLLVHMYSASSRRNWPKPENTPHGGRQVLLFVVFAVCLTAASTAIYEVDRVMQLGFWDAISHLDVICSTFFFQIALYVSVRLARRALTLGELAFIGHGATALFLETLNISIIKQWPHSAAYVKTFREPSPLLVFQLALLPGSILVGFLLSPLLALSRHIARRPRLRLRAPHQTEQLIYRRMLAIGLAAGAVLLVGGLLGGWVRWLLGARDPWLWVLRSLTQGRRSWSRLTLVSWWGLLGSLSVAGWNRQLARSRRHPHINAYTSVTARPPSQSHFKQKLPPTPTSMSEVSAVGTYPPLVPRLGSLQAQAQSNGFKGTTTLLVPTRDIQAVATDLLDAANKHVPTLSRNGRRKFFHALAVLMFVPGISWDPAFTHLAFSLAFSLFTFSEYVRYFAIYPFGAAVHVFLSEFLDEKDSGSAILSHFYLLTGCALPLWLESPWRVLGLAGVIVLGVGDALASIIGKRLGFSRWFPSSGKTLEGTIAFAVSVFLCNWMVAAQEFTSVNIDHMGCAVIMTALLEAFSKQNDNLTIPLYLWCMMVILPVGTV is encoded by the exons ATGGCAACTAGTACTCGGTCTACACCTTCGCCTCCTCCAGCAGGTCCAAATTCTATAAGCGTCTCTGTTTCCCATGCATCCAACGGAAATGCTCAATTTCGCAGTCGACGTGGACGTAACTCTGTGCCGGCTGGACTCACCCCTATTCGGCCTTCACTTGATTATAGTACTACCAACAGCTATCTGGGTGGCGAGAGTACTGTCGGTAACGACACAACTACAGATGGAGAGACTTTTGTTATCCAATCGTTCGGGCGACCACGACGGTCCTCTACAATGAGTTCAACAGCCTCCAAGCCGACAATCGACATTAATCCAGCTGATACTCAAGAAACCCGGGCGCATAGAGTGGTCCCAAGACACGGTCGCGAAAGCCCTCATCCCCAAAACGGGGCCAATTCGCGCGGCGCTGGCCCAATACCTATGTCTCCCCACTTTTCTTACCTTCTCCCAGACAAGCTGTATCTTGGATCCTCAATAAACTTGGACGCCCGGCAGATGAGCGAACACAGCTTGCTAAGCATAGCTGTCTTGATTGCTGCGTGGCAACTTCTCACCGTTGGAGAAAGCAATGCGGCAATGA TGCTCCTGGTGCTTGTCGTGTGCAGCTTGGTGTATGAGTATGGAACCCCAGTCTCCACATATCTGTTTCCGCCCAAATCAGAGCCTCTCTCCCCGAACGCGAACGGGCCTGAACGACCAAATCGCCGGCCAAAAGTCGTAGTGACAGCTCAGCATGGATATATCTGGATGACAGATGAAAAGAATTATCG CGAATGTACAGACAACGGTGAATCGACCGCGACACTATTGGGCCCACTTGTCGTAGCTTCCGCCCTCTTTGCTGCCAAACACACGATTGCTTCTGTACCTCTAGCAGCTAATTGGCATATGGAAGGTCCATTGCCACTGCAGGAACAGCATTACAGCCGCGAATCGCTTGTTTCATCACGACGAGGATTTTTACAATGTACATTTCTGAACACGCTTGTTCTCTTGGTACATATGTATTCTGCTAGTAGCCGACGGAACTGGCCGAAACCCGAGAACACTCCTCACGGCGGACGACAGGTTTTGCTCTTTGTTGTATTTGCGGTATGTTTGACCGCTGCAAGCACTGCCATCTACGAAGTAGATCGGGTCATGCAACTAGGATTTTGGGATG CAATATCACACTTGGATGTTATTTGCTCCACATTCTTTTTTCAGATAGCTTTGTACGTGAGTGTGAGGCTTGCCCGGCGTGCCCTCACTCTTGGAGAACTAGCCTTCATCGGTCATGGGGCTACCGCCCTGTTCCTCGAAACACTAAACATCTCTATCATCAAG CAATGGCCGCACAGTGCAGCGTACGTCAAGACATTCCGGGAGCCTTCTCCCCTGTTGGTCTTCCAGCTGGCTCTCTTACCTGGGTCAATTCTCGTTGGGTTCTTGCTAAGCCCACTACTCGCATTATCCCGTCATATCGCCCGCCGCCCTCGCCTCAGGCTACGGGCGCCTCACCAGACTGAGCAACTCATCTACCGACGGATGTTGGCTATTGGACTTGCAGCTGGAGCAGTTCTTTTGGTTGGTGGTCTTTTAGGTGGCTGGGTGAGATGGCTTTTAGGAGCACGCGACCCATGGCTTTGGGTTCTGCGTagtttgacgcaaggtcgCCGATCGTGGAGCCGTTTGACCCTAGTTTCATGGTGGGGGTTACTAGGGAGCTTGAGCGTGGCTGGTTGGAACCGACAACTCGCGCGCTCTCGGCGGCATCCTCATATTAACGCATACACGTCAGTAACGGCGCGGCCCCCAAGTCAATCGCATTTCAAACAAAAGCTCCCGCCAACTCCAACTTCAATGTCTGAAGTTAGCGCTGTAGGGACGTACCCACCCCTTGTTCCGCGTTTGGGTAGTTTGCAGGCCCAGGCTCAATCAAATGGGTTCAAAGGCACTACAACGCTGTTGGTGCCGACAAGGGATATTCAAGCGGTGGCGACGGACTTGTTGGACGCTGCGAACAAGCACGTGCCAACGCTAAGCCGGAACGGCCGGCGCAAGTTCTTCCATGCACTTGCCGTACTCATGTTCGTGCCGGGGATATCTTGGGAC CCCGCATTCACGCACCTAGCGTTTAGCCTCGCGTTTTCGTTGTTCACATTTTCCGAGTATGTCCGGTATTTCGCGATATATCCGTTTGGTGCGGCAGTGCATGTATTCTTGAGCGAATTCCTTGATGAAAAGGACAGTGGGTCGGCTATATTGAGTCATTTTTATCTCCTAACTGGATGCGCGCTGCCTCTATGGTTAGAAAG TCCGTGGCGTGTTTTGGGGCTGGCGGGAGTTATTGTATTGGGCGTGGGAGATGCGCTG GCATCGATTATTGGCAAGCGCCTGGGGTTTTCGAGATGGTTCCCGAGTTCGGGTAAGACTTTAGAAGGAACAATCGCATTTGCTGTTTCAGTATTTTTATGCAATTGGATGGTGGCCGCACAAGAGTTTACTTCGGTAAAT ATCGACCACATGGGATGTGCAGTGATCATGACCGCGTTACTGGAAGCATTTTCTAAACAAAACGATAATTTGACTATTCCCTTGTATCTATGGTGTATGATGGTTATACTACCTGTTGGAACAGTGTAA
- a CDS encoding UBX (ubiquitin regulatory X) domain protein yields the protein MDFPKEIPATPENTSAMNQSRTGPSDVAIDANQATDPAMTHAPFKLWNPPTESRPTVVPDLEDLEPTAAEIVAAYQAQARKSENLRNAPLLTQEIRDRQQREKYKKWPNCVIRIKFHNQMQLEKSFPSTNRIKSVYAFVRDCLSEEAKPIKFILYQPPARELKVSDATVRDKTLLDLQLAPSSVLLLRFLSDELNGREKNPPLHPTILATAKDFPIVADLPQSQPDDRPELTKSTTAGMNNKETENKLARLLKLQSRK from the exons ATGGATTTCCCTAAAGAGATTCCTGCTACACCGGAAAATACAAGTGCTATGAATCAGTCTCGAACCGGTCCATCGGATGTCGCTATAGACGCAAACCAGGCAACCGATCCTGCCATGACCCATGCGCCCTTTAAGTTATGGAACCCACCAACCGAGAGCCGTCCCACAG TCGTACCTGACCTGGAAGACTTGGAACCTACTGCGGCAGAGATTGTCGCAGCGTACCAGGCGCAAGCTCGAAAGAGTGAAAATCTTCGAAACGCGCCTCTTTTAACACAGGAGATACGAGATAGACAACAACGAGAAAAATACAAGAAATGGCCCAAC TGTGTTATAAGAATTAAATTCCATAATCAAATGCAGCTCGAGAAATCGTTTCCCTCAACAAACAGGATCAAATCAGTTTATGCATTTGTACGAGATTGTCTAAGTGAAGAGGCTAAACCCATCAAGTTTATCCTTT ACCAGCCACCAGCTCGGGAGCTGAAGGTATCTGACGCAACAGTTCGAGATAAAACCCTCCTTGATCTGCAACTAGCCCCTTCGTCCGTATTGCTGCTGAGATTTTTGTCTGACGAGCTAAATG GTCGAGAAAAGAATCCACCTCTTCACCCAACGATACTAGCTACTGCCAAGGATTTTCCGATCGTAGCAGACTTGCCTCAGTCTCAGCCCGATGATAGGCCAGAGCTGACCAAATCAACAACTGCTGGGATGAATAACAAAGAGACTGAGAATAAGCTGGCTCGGTTATTGAAGCTTCAGTCCCGTAAGTAA
- a CDS encoding hAT family dimerization protein produces MPASLWHWQYFQTRPHNLKSPGDRDHYNGGIYANTWCRTCIASCISVMEQEDQKALEEGVISKVRPQNELLRQALSLVRPIPGRREAFEAHIRSCEQIPPEAKDRLASERMRTHSLTPNTENHSKLSPHPAPATIYNLLSKEQQDEFNFDLCKLWIANGFAWHAINAPETYKFFQKWLPGATLPDCHKLSGPILWTQLEAANTSMHNAISGRLATGMSDGWKNVRCNALIASMLSVDYKTYTVRVHDLSAQHKTAENHLKLVLSDIDKTKKEHNVRVIAWVSDAGGDSRAMRVQLHRLRPHILVFDCWAHQINLVVGDIMSLTSRLVDTADDAINIIKWMLNHLYLLGLFRQEQARDGRKPRSLALPVLTRWTSHFLSFRSLLSESQSLRALAARNPKEFRASAGRTPELVQQAKTVLKNIDDPEFWLRLNELKLYLEPLAIAANVSQAATTRLDHILVELGRLYYTFSNLGFNPKIRECVLESLERRWGKADQDPFILAVFLNPFIRARLFSRKNTSLNRSALYGIVKRVFRRVFCKENDLELYKAFLDYYNSRNEFHPDRWDYEEQRAMHERAGKPLNMIHVWSGLLAYETPNSGRHQLAHLAIHVLSIVANSAGCERLFSEMGHIHTKRRNRLGYQKVFDTAVVRMDLKRKHADEGRTRSRLKRQFGSPALDSVVSGAGAKRNNQPDELAESIGDVDAIEEELVTPSVRSLITQLRQDVLDDEDPLDDEPDEPPVATLPKKVRLFFGTQFPIPLRDLFDYSRNTESEVHGLDFFKSNGLNNLDAELELYGLVTRDIQKGLEIDDSTV; encoded by the exons ATGCCGGCATCACTCTGGCACTGGCAGTACTTCCAAACCCGCCCACACAACCTTAAGTCCCCTGGTGACAGGGACCACTATAATGGTGGTATCTACGCAAACACCTGGTGTCGCACATGCATTGCATCATGTATCAGTGTTATGGAGCAAGAAGATCAAAAGGCACTGGAGGAGGGCGTCATCTCCAAAGTTCGACCACAAAATGAACTTCTTCGTCAAG CACTTTCACTTGTTCGCCCTATCCCTGGTCGCAGAGAGGCGTTTGAGGCGCATATACGCAGCTGTGAACAAATCCCACCGGAGGCCAAGGATAGGTTGGCCTCAGAGCGCATGCGTACTCACTCCTTGACCCCAAATACTGAGAACCATAGCAAATTGTCACCGCATCCAGCCCCGGCCACAATCTACAACTTACTGTCAAAGGAGCAACAGGACGAGTTCAACTTTGACCTCTGTAAGTTGTGGATTGCAAATGGATTTGCCTGGCACGCAATCAACGCACCCGAAACATATAAATTTTTTCAAAAATGGCTACCTGGTGCAACATTACCCGATTGTCACAAACTGTCAGGGCCTATCCTTTGGACTCAGCTTGAGGCTGCAAATACCTCAATGCACAATGCAATTTCAGGTCGGTTAGCTACAGGCATGAGTGATGGATGGAAGAATGTTAGGTGTAATGCGTTGATCGCCTCTATGCTCTCAGTTGATTACAAG ACTTACACTGTTCGTGTGCACGATCTGTCAGCGCAACACAAGACAGCCGAGAACCACTTGAAGCTTGTACTTAGTGACATAGACAAGACCAAGAAGGAGCATAACGTCCGTGTTATTGCTTGGGTTTCTGATGCAGGAGGCGACTCACGAGCCATGCGAGTCCAACTTCACCGTTTACGCCCTCACATTTTGGTATTTGACTGCTGGGCACACCAG ATTAACCTTGTTGTTGGTGATATCATGAGCCTAACCTCACGGCTTGTTGACACCGCAGATGATGCAATCAATATCATCAAGTGGATGCTCAACCATTTGTACCTACTTGGACTCTTCCGTCAGGAGCAAGCCCGAGATGGCAGGAAGCCTCGCAGTCTTGCACTTCCTGTTCTCACTCGATGGACCTCACACTTCCTTTCGTTCCGTAGCTTATTGTCCGAGTCTCAATCACTTCGTGCTCTTGCTGCCCGTAATCCCAAAGAATTTCGAGCAAGTGCAGGGCGAACCCCCGAGTTGGTTCAGCAAGCCAAAACAGTTTTGAAAAACATTGACGATCCTGAATTTTGGCTTAGATTGAACGA GCTTAAGCTGTATCTTGAACCGCTTGCAATTGCAGCAAATGTCTCCCAGGCTGCAACTACGAGGCTTGACCATATTCTGGTTGAGCTTGGCCGGTTGTACTACACATTCTCGAATCTCGGATTCAATCCAAAGATTCGCGAGTGCGTATTGGAGAGCCTGGAGCGTCGCTGGGGCAAGGCAGACCAAGATCCGTTTATCCTGGCTGTCTTCCTCAACCCTTTCATTCGAGCTCGCCTGTTTAGCCGAAAAAACACCTCACTTAATCGATCAGCGCTCTACGGCATTGTCAAGCGTGTGTTTCGACGAGTCTTTTGTAAAGAAAACGACCTCGAATTGTACAAAGCGTTCCTCGATTACTACAACTCCCGGAACGAATTTCATCCAGATCGATGGGATTACGAAGAGCAGCGAGCAATGCACGAGCGAGCG GGTAAGCCGCTCAATATGATTCATGTCTGGTCGGGGCTTCTTGCCTACGAAACACCAAACTCTGGACGTCACCAGTTAGCTCACTTGGCAATACACGTCTTGTCGATTGTTGCTAACTCGGCTGGCTGCGAGCGACTATTCAGCGAGATGGGACACATTCACACAAAGCGGCGTAATCGGCTGGGATACCAGAAGGTATTTGACACCGCGGTTGTGCGTATGGACCTCAAACGCAAGCACGCAGATGAGGGGAGGACACGTTCAAGGCTGAAGCGCCAGTTTGGCTCCCCAGCTCTCGATTCTGTGGTTTCGGGGGCTGGCGCCAAAAGAAATAACCAACCCGACGAGCTTGCAGAGTCTATTGGCGATGTCGATGCAATCGAAGAGGAGCTGGTTACTCCGAGCGTGCGTTCGCTCATAACGCAACTTCGTCAAGATGTACTCGATGACGAAGATCCATTAGATGACGAGCCCGATGAACCGCCCGTCGCTACGCTCCCGAAAAAGGTTCGGTTATTTTTCGGCACTCAGTTTCCTATCCCACTACGTGATCTCTTCGACTACTCTCGTAACACTGAGTCTGAAGTGCATGGGCTGGATTTTTTCAAGTCCAACGGGCTTAATAACTTGGACGCAGAGCTTGAGCTCTATGGGTTAGTTACTCGGGACATACAAAAAGGCCTGGAGATTGATGATTCAACCGTATAA